The proteins below are encoded in one region of Elgaria multicarinata webbii isolate HBS135686 ecotype San Diego chromosome 8, rElgMul1.1.pri, whole genome shotgun sequence:
- the RHBDD1 gene encoding rhomboid-related protein 4, whose protein sequence is MQRRHKGLNAGLLLLLSQIYQVGLNNIPPVTLAALAVNIFLFLQPLEPLNKACISVTEGLYMRDWHRLYLSPIHHADDWHLYFNMVSLLWKGIKLERRLGSVWFGYILSLFSLLVGVVYIFLELILAELLDDSSYKRSCAVGFSGVLFALKVLNNYYHPGGSSNILGVNVSNKYACWFELIAIHLLSPGTSFAGHLAGILVGLMYTMGPLKMIMKACAGGFISPTVFSGQRNSYNPDNSRYSGYSSYPPRNYNLYTGGLNEDEQFERAMRNSLNDRDGRTRYHNNERRPYGFWLPPEESSAEELRSRRLNRFERW, encoded by the exons ATGCAGCGAAGACACAAAGGTTTAAATGCTGGACTACTACTTCTACTTTCTCAGATCTATCAAGTTGGACTTAACAACATTCCACCTGTCACACTTGCAGCGTTGGCAGTgaacatttttctctttttacaACCCTTGGAACCGCTGAACAAAGCATGCATCAGTGTTACTGAGGGTCTTTACATGAGAGATTGGCATCGTTTGTATCTTTCACCGATTCACCATGCCGATGACTGgcatttatattttaatatgGTATCTCTGCTTTGGAAGGGAATTAAGTTGGAGAGGAGGCTTGGAAGTGTGTGGTTTGGATATATACTTTCATTGTTTTCACTGCTGGTCGGAGTTGTATACATATTTCTGGAACTTATACTTGCAGAACTTTTGGATGATTCTTCATATAAACGGAGCTGTGCTGTTGGTTTTTCAG GAGTGTTATTTGCTTTGAAAGTTCTTAACAACTATTATCACCCAGGCGGGTCCAGCAACATCCTAGGAGTGAATGTGTCCAATAAATATGCTTGTTGGTTCGAACTTATAGCAATTCATTTATTGAGCCCAGG GACTTCTTTTGCAGGGCATCTGGCTGGTATTCTTGTTGGTCTAATGTACACCAtgggacccctgaagatgatcatgAAAGCATGTGCAG GTGGCTTCATCTCTCCAACTGTTTTTTCAGGACAAAGAAACAGCTACAATCCAG ACAATTCTAGATATTCTGGTTACTCATCCTATCCACCAAGAAACTACAACTTGTATACTGGTGGACTGAATGAAGATGAACAGTTTGAGAGGGCAATGAGAAACAGTCTAAATGACAGAG ATGGCAGAACGAGATATCACAACAATGAGAGAAGACCCTATGGCTTCTGGCTTCCACCAGAAGAGTCATCAGCCGAGGAACTTAGAAGCCGAAGACTTAATCGATTTGAGAGGTGGTAA